The Bos indicus x Bos taurus breed Angus x Brahman F1 hybrid chromosome 25, Bos_hybrid_MaternalHap_v2.0, whole genome shotgun sequence genome has a window encoding:
- the ZNF768 gene encoding zinc finger protein 768: protein MEREASPWGLEPRDMQSPDEMGSPEGSLKGNMSENEEEEISQQEGTGDYEVEEIAFGLEPQSPGFGPQSPEFEPQSPRFEPESPGFESRSPGFVPPSPEFAPRSPESDSQSPDFEPQSPRYEPQSPGYEPKSPGYEPRSPGYEPKSPGYEPRSPGYESQSPKYGTQSPEYEPQNPEFKTQSPEFEAESSKFQEGAEMLLNPEEKNPLSIPLGVHPLDAFTQGFGEQPAGGMPLGPPFEMPTGALLAPPQFEMLQNPLGLTGTLRGPGRRGGRARGGQGPRPNICGICGKSFGRGSTLIQHQRIHTGEKPYKCEVCSKAFSQSSDLIKHQRTHTGERPYKCPRCGKAFADSSYLLRHQRTHSGQKPYKCPHCGKAFGDSSYLLRHQRTHSHERPYSCPECGKCYSQNSSLRSHQRVHTGQRPFSCGICGKSFSQRSALIPHARSHAREKPFKCPECGKRFGQSSVLAIHARTHLPGRTYSCPDCGKTFNRSSTLIQHQRSHTGERPYRCAVCGKGFCRSSTLLQHHRVHSGERPYKCDDCGKAFSQSSDLIRHQRTHAAGRR, encoded by the exons ATGGAACGGGAGGCGTCGCCGTGGGGCCTCGAGCCCCGAGATATGCAAAGTCCTGATGAAATGGGGAGCCCTGAAGGGTCCCTCAAAG GTAACATGAGTGAGAATGAGGAAGAGGAAATTTCTCAGCAAGAAGGCACTGGGGACTATGAGGTCGAAGAGATAGCTTTTGGGCTTGAACCCCAGAGCCCTGGTTTTGGGCCACAAAGCCCAGAGTTTGAACCCCAAAGCCCCAGGTTTGAGCCTGAAAGCCCAGGTTTTGAGTCCCGAAGCCCTGGATTTGTGCCCCCAAGCCCTGAATTTGCACCCAGAAGTCCTGAATCAGATTCTCAGAGCCCCGATTTTGAACCTCAGAGCCCTAGGTATGAGCCCCAAAGCCCTGGGTATGAACCCAAGAGCCCTGGATATGAACCCCGGAGCCCTGGGTACGAACCCAAGAGCCCTGGGTATGAACCCCGGAGCCCTGGATATGAATCTCAGAGTCCCAAGTATGGGACTCAGAGCCCAGAGTATGAACCCCAGAATCCGGAGTTCAAAACCCAAAGCCCTGAGTTTGAAGCTGAAAGTTCCAAATTCCAGGAAGGTGCAGAAATGCTTCTGAATCCTGAGGAAAAGAATCCCTTGAGCATCCCCTTGGGAGTCCACCCCTTGGACGCCTTCACCCAGGGGTTTGGGGAACAGCCTGCAGGGGGCATGCCCCTAGGGCCCCCATTTGAGATGCCCACGGGGGCCCTGCTGGCTCCACCCCAGTTTGAGATGCTCCAGAATCCCCTGGGCCTGACGGGGACCCTTCGTGGTCCAGGCCGCCGGGGTGGCCGGGCCAGGGGTGGGCAGGGCCCAAGGCCCAACATCTGCGGCATCTGTGGGAAGAGCTTCGGGCGGGGATCCACCCTGATCCAGCACCAGCGCATCCACACGGGTGAAAAACCCTATAAATGTGAGGTCTGTAGCAAGGCCTTCTCCCAGAGCTCTGACCTCATCAAACACCAGCGTACCCACACGGGCGAGCGGCCCTACAAGTGTCCCCGTTGCGGCAAGGCCTTCGCTGACAGCTCTTACCTGCTTCGCCACCAGCGCACCCACTCTGGTCAGAAGCCCTACAAGTGCCCGCACTGCGGCAAGGCCTTCGGTGACAGCTCCTACCTCCTGCGGCACCAGCGCACTCACAGCCACGAGCGGCCCTACAGCTGCCCCGAGTGTGGCAAGTGCTACAGCCAGAACTCCTCCCTGCGTAGTCACCAGAGGGTGCACACTGGGCAGAGGCCCTTCAGCTGTGGCATCTGCGGCAAGAGCTTCTCCCAGCGCTCGGCACTTATCCCCCATGCCCGCAGCCATGCCCGTGAGAAGCCCTTTAAGTGCCCTGAGTGTGGCAAGCGCTTTGGCCAGAGCTCGGTGCTCGCCATCCACGCCCGCACCCACCTGCCAGGCCGCACCTACAGCTGTCCCGACTGCGGCAAGACCTTCAATCGCTCCTCCACGCTGATTCAGCACCAGCGCTCGCACACGGGCGAGCGGCCCTACAGGTGCGCCGTGTGTGGCAAGGGCTTCTGCCGCTCCTCCACGCTGCTGCAGCATCACCGGGTCCACAGTGGGGAGCGGCCCTACAAGTGCGATGACTGTGGGAAAGCCTTCTCTCAGAGCTCCGACCTCATCCGCCACCAGCGGACCCATGCAGCCGGCCGGCGCTGA